Below is a window of Nocardioides sp. S-1144 DNA.
ATCCTCACCGACCAGGCCGCCGAGACGATGTACGTCAGCGGGCTGCTCCAGGCCGCCGCGCTCGACGTCGTCACGCAGCCCGGCTGGGGCACCCACCGCCGCGGCCTGCGCGAGCGGCTCGGCGCGCGCCGCGACCTGCTCGCCGCGGCGCTGCGGGAGCACGCACCGAGCGTCGAGGTCGAGCACCTGCCGCCGGGCGGGCTGAACCTCTGGGTCCGGCTGCCCGACCACACCGACCTGGACGCCGTGGTGCTCGGCTGCGAGCGCCGGGGGCTGGTGGTGGCCCCGGGCGCCGAGTGGTTCCCGGCGGAGCCGCCGGCGCCGCACGTGCGGCTGAGCTACGCGGGACCGAACCCCGCCGCGTTCGCGGACGCCGCGACCATCCTCGAGCAGGCGGTCGTCGCGGCCCGTCCCTGAGCCCCGCGACGTCTCGACGCCGGCGCCGTCACGGGCCCTCGACCACGGTCTCCCAGCGGGCCCGCCGCTCGTCGTCGTCCTGCTCCCACCAGGGGGTGCCCCGCTCACCGAGCGCGACCTTGGCGGCCTGGACGCCGGCGCGGGAGCGGGCCTCCTCGTCGGTGCCGCGGGTGCGCCGGACGTCGCGGCGCCAGGCCATCAGCACCTTCTGGAGCTCGGCCCGCCGCTCCTTGGGGATGTCGGGGTCGGTCGCGCGCCAGCGCCGCCCGTCGATGACGACGTGGTGACCGTCCTCGGTGTGCTCCGGGCTCACGTCGCCTGCCCGTTCGCCACGCCGGCCTCGAGGGTGGACCGGTCGATCACCCGGCGGGCCCGGCGGCGCCAGCGCCAGATCTGCAGGAGGCCGACCGCCCACAGCACGTACTGCGCGCTCATCGCCCAGCGGAACGCCTCGGGCGAGTAGTCGGTGGAGGCGCCCGGCGTGCGCCAGTCGAGGATCAGCCCGACCGTGACGACCAGGATCAGGCTGGCCACGAACCCGGCCTGGTTGATGATCCCGGTGGCGCTGGCCAACCGCTCCGCGGGGTTCGAGGTGCGCGCCATGTCGAAGCCGATCATCGAGGCCGGCCCGCCGAGCCCCACGACCTGGGTCAGCAGGACCAGCAGCCACAGCGGCGCCTGCCCGGGCCACGCCAGGACGGCGGTCCACACCAGCACGATCGACCAGACGATGACCAGCACCATCGAGGACCGGTGCCACGGGTGCCGGCCGACGAGCAGCCCGAGCAGCGGGCCGGCGTACATGATCGCCACGACGATGAGGGTCAGCAGCACCCCGGCCGTCGCCTCCGAGAGCCCCTCGCCCTGCACGAGGAACGGGTAGCCCCACAGCAGGCTCAGCGTGGTCGCGCTGAACTGCGAGGTGAAGTGCATCCAGAAGCCCAGGCGGGTGCCGGGGTGCGCCCACGACGCCGCGAGGCTGCTCCGGACGACGCCCAGCGACAGCCGGGCCCCGACCTCGCGCCGCTGGGACGGCGCGTCGCGGACCACCAGCAGGAGTGCGGCGACCAGCGCGATGCCGACCGACGCGGCCGCGAGGTAGGTCCCGGTCCACCCGAACTCGCGCAGCGCGAACGTCATCGGCACCGCGGCCGCCACCGCGCCGGCCTGGCCGAGGGTGCCGGTGACCTGGGTGATGAGCGGGACCCGCCTCGGCTCGAACCAGCGGCTGACCAGCCGCAGCACGCAGATGAAGGTGAGCGCGTCGCCGATGCCGACGACCACCCGCGCCGCCACCGCCGCCGGGTAGGACTCGGCGAGCGCGAAGCCCGCCTGCGCACCGGTGAGCAGCACGGTGCCGAGCAGCATCACCGCCTTCGGCCCGAACCGGTCGACCAGCAGCCCGACGGGGACCTGCATCGCGGCGTAGACGAGCAGCTGGAGCATCGTGAACGTCGCCAGCTGGGCCGCCGACAGGTCGAACCGCTCGGTGGCCGCGATCCCGGCGACCGCGAGCGAGCTGCGGTGGAAGACGGCGACGAAGTAGACCGTCAGGGCGACCGCCCACACGCTCCAGGCCCGTCGCCCGCCGAGCGGGGACGAGGTGCTGGTCACTCCCCGGACTGTACGACCGCGGGAGCGCCGGCCCCCACCCAGGCTCTGGCGGTGGACGGCCGGGGGTGACGTCGCCCGCCGACGGTCACGAGGCAGTCCTCCTCACTTCGTCGCCTCCATCATCTGGCGCAACTCGCGCTTGAGGTCGTTGATCTCGTCGCGGAGCCGCCCGGCCAGCTCGAACTGCAGCTCGGCGGCGGCCTGCTTCATCTGGTCGGTGAGGTCCTGGATCAGCTGGGCCAGCTCGGAGCTGGGCAGCCCGGCGAGGTCCTTGGCGTGGTGGCCGCTGGCCTTGTCGCCCAGCACCGGCACCGTCTGGCGGGCCTTGACCCCGCCGGCCCGGCCCTTGGCCGCGGTGCCGGCCCACGTCTGGAGCAGCGCCTCGGTGTCCTCGCTGTCGCGGTTGAGCATCTCGGTGATGTCGGCGATCTTCTTGCGCAGCGGCTGCGGGTCGACGCCGGCCGCCTTGTTGTAGGCCACCTGCTTCTCGCGACGCCGGTTGGTCTCCTCGATCGCCGACTCCATCGAGGGGGTGATCTTGTCGGCGTACATGTGGACCTGGCCGGACACGTTGCGCGCGGCGCGCCCGATCGTCTGGATCAGGGACTTGTCGGAGCGCAGGAAGCCCTCCTTGTCGGCGTCGAGGATCGCCACCAGCGACACCTCGGGCAGGTCGAGGCCCTCGCGCAGCAGGTTGATGCCGACCAGGACGTCGTACTCGCCCATCCGCAGCTCCCGGAGCAGCTCGATGCGGCGCAGGGTGTCGACCTCCGAGTGCAGGTAGCGCGTGCGGATGCCGGCGTCGAGGAGGTAGTCGGTGAGGTCCTCGGACATCTTCTTGGTCAGCGTCGTGACCAGGACCCGCTCGTCCTTCTCGGTGCGGGTGCGGATCTCGTGGATCAGGTCGTCGATCTGGCCCTTGGTCGGCTTGACGACGACCTCGGGGTCGATCAGGCCGGTCGGCCGGATGATCTGCTCGACGACGTCGCCGCCGACCTTGTCGAGCTCGTAGTTGCCGGGCGTCGCGGAGAGGTAGATGGACTGGTCGACGCGGTCGAGGAACTCCTCCCAGCGCAGCGGCCGGTTGTCCATCGCGCTGGGGAGCCGGAACCCGTGGTCGACGAGGTTGCGCTTGCGCGACATGTCGCCCTCGTACATGCCGCCGATCTGCGGGACGGCGACGTGGGACTCGTCGACGACCACGAGGTAGTCCTCGGGGAAGTAGTCGAGCAGGCAGTTGGGCGCGCTGCCGCGGGTGCGGCCGTCCATGTGCATCGAGTAGTTCTCGATGCCGGCGCACGAGCCGACCTGCCGCATCATCTCCACGTCGTAGGTCGTGCGCATCCGCAGCCGCTGGGCCTCGAGCAGCTTGCCCTGGCGCTCGAAGGAGGCCAGCTGCTCGACCAGCTCGGCCTCGATGCCGCGGATCGCGCGCTCCATGCGCTCGGGACCGGCCACGTAGTGGGTGGCGGGGAAGACGTAGAGCTCCTTGTCCTCGGTCAGGACCTCGCCGGTGACGGCGTGCAGCGTCATCAGCCGCTCGATCTCGTCGCCGAAGAACTCGATGCGCACCGCGTGCTCCTCGTAGACCGGGAAGATCTCGAGGGTGTCGCCGCGGACCCGGAAGGTGCCGCGGGTGAAGGACATGTCGTTGCGCGTGTACTGGATCTCCACGAGCTGGCGCAGGATCGAGTCGCGGTCGCGCTCCTCACCGACGCGCAGGCGGAGCATCCGGTCGACGTACTCCTGGGGGGTGCCCAGGCCGTAGATGCACGAGACCGTGGAGACCACGATGACGTCGCGCCGCGTCAGCAGCGAGTTGGTCGCCGAGTGCCGCAGCCGCTCGACCTCCTCGTTGATCGAGGAGTCCTTCTCGATGTAGGTGTCGGTCTGCGGGACGTAGGCCTCGGGCTGGTAGTAGTCGTAGTAGGAGACGAAGTACTCGATCGCGTTCTCCGGGAACAGCTGGCGCAGCTCGTTGGCGAACTGCGCGGCCAGCGTCTTGTTGGGCTGCAGGACGAGCATCGGGCGCTGCACCTGCTCGGCCACCCAGGCGATCGTGGCCGTCTTGCCGGTGCCGGTCGCGCCGAGGAGGACGACGTCCTTGACGCCGCCCTCGACCCGGCGGGTGATCTCCTTGATGGCCGCCGGCTGGTCGCCGGACGGGGAGTAGTCGGAGATGACCTTGAACGGGGCCAGGCGGCGCTGGAGGTCGGTGACGGGGCGCATGTGAGGAGCCTACGACCGGCCACCGACAACCTCCGGGCGAGCGGGCGTCCGGGCCCCCGGGCGCCGGTCAGAGCAGCGGGCGGAGGGGGGCCAGGAAGGCCTCGGTGAACTTGCGGTGCAGGTCGCGGGCCTCCCACTCGCCCTGTGTCAGCTCGACGGTGTTCGACTCGTCGGTCCGGAAGATCTCCTCGAGCTGGGCGGCAAGACCGGCGTCGATGATCTCCACGTTGATCTCGTAGTTGCCGGTGAGGCTGAGCCGGTCGATGTTGGCGGTGCCGACCGTCGACCAGGTGCCGTCGACCGTGGCGGTCTTCGCGTGCACCATCGCGCCGCGGAACCGCAGCACCTTGACCCCGGCCTCGAGCAGCTGGGAGAAGTACCCGCGCGAGATCCAGTCGGCGACGATGTGGTTCGACTTCAGCGGGATCAGCAGCCGCACGTCGACGCCGCGCCGCGCGGCGTGCTTCATCGCGTCGACGAAGTCCTGGTCGGGGATGAAGTAGGCGGTGGTGATCCAGACGTTGGTGCTGGCGCGGTTGATCGCCTCGAGGTACATCGAGCGGATCGGGAACATCCACAGCCGGGGCACGTTGCGCTGCACCCGGATCCGCGGCTCCCAGGTGGAGGCCGTCTCGAGCAGCAGCGGCCGCTCGCTGTGGCGCACGCGGCGCCGGCGGTGCAGGTTCCAGAAGTCCGCGAAGGCCCGCTTCAGGTCCCAGACGCCGGGGCCGCTGATCCGGACGTGGGTGTCGCGCCACTCGGTCTCGTAGGCGTCGCCGATGTTGTAGCCGCCCACGAAGCCGACCGTGTCGTCGACGACGAGGATCTTGCGGTGGTCGCGCCCGTAGCGGCGCAGGTCGAAGAAGCGCCAGCCGGCCGACCAGACCGGGTACTTGAGCACCTTCATGTTGGCGGGGAAGTGCTTGAAGACCGGCGAGACGACGAGGTTGGCGAAGCCGTCGTAGATGCAGTAGACCTCGACGCCGCGGTCGGCGGCGTCGGCCAGCGCCTTCTTGAACCGCTCGCCGGTGGCGTCGCCCTTCCAGATGTAGGTCTCGAAGAGCACCTGGCGCTGCGCGCCCTCGATCGCCGCGAGCATGTCGTCGTAGAGGTCGCGCCCGAAGGTGTAGGTCGTGACCGCGCTCTCCTCGATGTCGACGGTCCGCGGCGGCGTCGTGGGGAACGCCTTCGGCTTCTTGCCCCGACGGCGGTAGGAGTCGACCAGCGACATCGTCACCGCGATGGCGACCTGCAGGCCGAGGATCGTCAACAGGGTGCGGCGAGCCCGCCTCATCAGCCGCTCCACGTCGATCCGCACGGCGTCAACCTAGCCTGCGCGCCCGAACCGCCGCGGGGCGCGCGGCGCACGTCGTGGGCCGCGTCACGGGCCACGGTGCGAGACCGGAGCACCGGGTGCCCGGTCGGGGCCGTTGAATCTCCCGGGTGAGCCTCGCCGTCCGACCTCCCGCCACCGTGGGCACCGCCCGCCGCTGGGCCATGCTCGCGGCGAGCACGCTCGCGCAGGCCGCGTGCGCGGTGATGGCGCACGGGCCGGCGTTCCTGATCCCCGCGCTGCACGACCAGCGGGGCCTGAGCCTCGCCGAGGCCGGCGTCGTCGCCGCGGCGCCGACGGTGGGGGTGATGCTCACCCTGGTCGCGTGGGGCCTGCTGACCGACCGCCGCGGCGAGCGCCTGGTGCTGGTCTCCGGACTGGTCCTGACCACGCTCGCCGGCCTCGCCGCCGTCCTCGTCGACGGGCTGGTGCCGCTGACCCTCGCCCTCTTCCTCGGCGGGGCCGCCTCCGCGTGCAGCGCGGCGGCGTCCGGCCGGGTCGTGGTGGGCTGGTTCCCGCCGCACCGGCGCGGGCTGGCGATGGGGATCCGGCAGATGGCGCAGCCCGTGGGCGTCGGCGTCGCCGCCGTCAGCATCGCCACCGTCGCGGACCGGCACGGCGTCGGCGCCGCGCTGTGGGTGCCGACGATCGCGACCGCCGTCGCCGCGCTCGTCGTCGTGCTCGTCGTCCTCGACCCGCCGCGGCCGCCCGCGAAGGACGGCCCGGCGCCGAGTCCCTACCGCGGGGACGGCTTCCTCGCCCGCGTGCACGGGGTCTCGATGCTGCTGGTCGTCCCGCAGTTCGTGGTGTGGACCTTCGCGCTGGTCTGGCTGGTGCAGGACCGCGACTGGTCCCCCGCCGCGGCCGGTGCCCTCGTGGCCGTCGCCCAGGTGGTGGCCGCGCTCGGCCGGATCGCGGCCGGCCAGCTCTCGGACGTCGTCGGCTCGCGCACCCGGCCGCTGCGGTGGGTCGCGGTCGCGGCGGCGGTGGCGATGGGCCTGCTGGGCCTCGCCGCGGGGCTGGACTCGGCCGTCGCGGTGCCGCTCATGGTCGTCGCGACCGCGCTGACCGTGGCCGACAACGGACTCGCCTTCACCGCGGTGGCCGAGCGGGCCGGGCCGCACTGGTCGGGTCGGGCACTCGGGCTCCAGAACACCGCGCAGTTCCTCACCGCCGCCCTGGTGCCGCCGCTGGGCGGGCTCGCGGTGATCCACGCGGGGTACGCCGCGACGTTCGCGCTGGCCGCGGTGTTCCCGGTGGTCGCCGTGGCGCTCGTGCCGGTGCGCGGCGAACGTCCGCTCGGCTGAGGACCCCCGCGGGACACGGGGAACAGAAGTAGGACGACCCGCTCGGCTCCTCCCCAGGAGCGGTGAGCGGGTCGTCCTCTGTGCTTCTTCGGCACGGGCCCGGTGTGCTGCGATCCCCCCAGATCGAGATCAGCACACCCCTGGCCCGGCGTCGTCGCCTCGGCTCCCCCCGGAACCTTGCGACAGGTAGAACACTACGGCGGTCCCGGCACGCGCGGTCCACACGCAGGTCACGGCTGGTGCAGACCTTGGTAACAACCTGGTCTCAGGGGCCGCCGCGGCGCTGGCCGGGCGACACCGAACCCCCCGGGAGGTGCCCGCGCGGCGCCATCCGGGCCCCGTGTCGCGGGCGGTGCAGCCGGGCCATCGCCACCAGCGCGGGCACCCGGCCGCGCTGCGGCCGCCACGGCTCGAGGTAGGCCGCGAGCTCCTCGTCGTCGAACGGCGTGCCGGTCAGCGCCCAGCCGACGTCCTTGGCGACGTGGTAGTCGCCGAACGAGACCGCGTCGGGGTCGCCGAGGACGCGCTGGCGGACCTCCGCGCTGGTCCACACCCCGATGCCGGGCAGCGACCGGAGCCGCCGGTCGGCGTCGTCGGGCGCGAGGTCGACGAGCCGCTCGAGGGAGTCGGCCACCCGCGCCGCGGTGACGATCGCCCGTGAGCGAGCCGGGTCGACGTGCAGGCGCAGCCACTCCCACGACGGGATCGTGCGCAGGACGTCGGCGGCCGGCTGCACCCACAGCCGGTGCTCGGCGCCCGGCCCGGGCGCCCGCTCGCCGAAGCGGTGCACGAGCATCCGGAACCCCGCGAACGCCTCCTGCCCGGTGACCTTCTGCTCGATGATCGACGGCACGAGCGACTCCATCAGCAACCCCGTGCGCCCGAGGCGGGCGTGCGGGTGCCGGCGCAGCGCGTCGGCGAGGACCGGGTGCCGCGGCTCGAACTCCTCCCAGCTGTCGAGGGCGCCCAGCAGCGCGGGCAGCGTCTCGAGGGCCCAGTCGGCGCCCGGGCCCCACGCCTCGGCGTGGACCGTGCCCTCGGCGGGGCGCGGCTCGACGACCAGGGTGGCCGGACCCAGCGGCGTGCGGGAGCCGCGCCAGGTGCGGCCGGCGTCGTCGCGGCGCATCGTGGGGTCGCCGCCGCCACGGCGCTGCTGGCCGAGGACGGCGGTCACCGGGCAGGGCCAGTCGGGTCGCCACACCCGCGTCGCTCCGGCCTGCGTCATGCCCTCGAGGGTAGGGCGCGACGGGGACAGCCCCGCCCGCGCCGCCTCGACGGGTGGACGCGCCCGGGGGTGGCGCGGTGTTGGATGACGAGATGCTGCTTCTTGACGTGGTGGAGACCTCGGCGGCCGTCGCCGCCACCCGGTCGCGCAAGGCCAAGGCCGCCGCGATCGCCGACCTGCTGGCCCGCTGCGGGCGCGACGAGGTCGAGCTGGTCGCCGCCTACGTCGGCGGCGCCCTCCGGCAGCGCCGCACCGGCGTGGGCTGGCGCGGGATCGGCACGCTCCCGGCGCCGGCCGCCGCGCCGTCCCTGACCGTGGTCGAGGTCGACGCCGCGTTCGAGGCGCTGGCGGCGCTGGCCGGCACCGGCTCGCAGGCCGCGCGCCGCGAGGCCGTGGCCCGGCTGTTCGGCGCCGCGACGGCGTCCGAGCAGGCGTGGTTGCGTGCGGTCGTGACCGGCGCGGTGCGCCAGGGCGCGCTCGACGCCGTCGTCCAGGAGGCGGTCGCGGCCGCGGCCGGGGTGCCGCTGGCGGCGGTGCGCCGGGCGGCGATGCTGGCCGGCTCCACCACGGCGGTCGTCGCCACGGCGTTCGACGGCGGCGAGGAGGCGCTCGCCGCGGTCGGGCTCGAGGTCGGCCGGCCGGTGCTGCCGATGCTGGCGTCGTCGGCGACGTCCGTGGCCGAGGCGCTGGTCAGGGTCGGCGCCACCCCGGCGGCCCCCGCGGCGGTCGACACCAAGCTCGACGGCATCCGGGTCCAGGTGCACCGCGACGGCGACGACGTCCTGGTGGTGACGCGCAGCCTCGACGACATCACCGCCCGGCTGCCCGAGGTGGTCGCGGCCGTCCGTGCGCTGCCGGCCCGGCGCCTCGTGCTCGACGGCGAGGTGCTCGCCCTCGACGACGCCGGCCGGCCCCGGCCGTTCCAGGAGACCGCGTCGCGCACCGCCATGGGCGAGGGCGTGGTGGTGACCCCGTTCTTCTTCGACGTGCTGCACCTCGACGGCCGCGACCTCCTCGACGCTCCCGGAGCCGAGCGGGCCGCCGAGCTGGAGGCGCTGGTGCCGGCCCGGCACCGGGTGCAGCGGCTGGTCACCGCCGACGCCGCCGAGGCCGACGTCTTCGTGGCCGGGGTGCTGGCCGCCGGTCACGAGGGTGTCGTCGTCAAGGACCTCGCCGCTCCGTACGCCGCCGGCCGCCGCGGGGCGGCGTGGGTCAAGGTCAAGCCGGTCCACACCCTCGACCTCGTGGTCCTGGGCGTCGAGTGGGGCTCCGGGCGGCGCGAGGGCTGGCTCTCCAACATCCACCTCGGGGCCCGCGACCCCGACCGGCCGGGCGCGCCCGACGAGTTCGTGATGCTCGGCAAGACGTTCAAGGGGATGACCGACGAGATCCTCGCCTGGCAGACCGAGCGGTTCCTCGGGCTGGAGACCGCCCGGGAGGGGCACGTCGTCCGCGTCGCGCCGGTGCAGGTCGTCGAGATCGCCTTCGACGGCGTGCAGCGCTCCTCGCGCTACCCCGGCGGCGTCGCGCTCCGCTTCGCCCGGGTGCTCCGCTACCGCGACGACAAGGCGGCGTCCGAGGCCGACACGCTCGCGACGGTGCAGGCGTTCCTCGCCTGAGCCGCCGCTCACCGCCACGGGAGCCGCCGCGAGCGTCACAGACGTGCAACTGGGTGTGACAGCTGTCCTACGATCGCCCGGTGAGCACTGGCCCCCGGCGCGTCCCCGAGTCCGACGGACGCCGGCGGGCAGCGGCGGCGCGGCGCCGGGTGCGCGAGGCCGAGATCATCGCCGCCACCCGGCAGCACTTCGACACCCGCGGCGCCGGCGAGGCGCAGATCGAGGACGTCGCCGCGGCCGTCGGCATCAACCGCGCGATCGTCTACCGCGTCTTCACCGGCAAGGAGGAGCTGTTCGCCCTCACCCTGGTCAGCTACCTCGACGAGCTGCGCGAGGCCCTCGCCGCCGCAGCTGGGGCGGCCACCTCGCCCGCCGGGCGGCTGAGCGGCATCGTCGGCGCCTTCGTCGACTACGGCGTCGCGCACCCGGCGTTCGTCGACTGCGCGCAGTCGCTGATGCGCCGCCGCGGCGACGAGCTGCTCGACGAGATCTCCGAGGGTGCGCTGTTCCGCCTCGGCCGGGCGATCTCGTCGTGCCTGACGATCCTGTCCACGACCCTCGAGGACGGCGTCCGCGCCGGTGACTTCGCCGCGTCGGTCGACCCGGTCCTGGTGGCCAACACGCTCTACGCCTCCGGCCTGGGCGCGCTGCAGCTCGCCCACGTCGGCATCCTCGTCGAGGAGGCCGCACCCGGCATCCCGACGGTCGGCACGATCACCGCCGACCAGGTGCGCGCGCACCTGGTCGCCTCGGCGCTGGGGCTGACCCGGCCGTAGCGGCCGGGGCGGTCAGGCGCGCTCGAGCAGCGCCACCACGCCCTGCCCGCCAGCCGCGCAGATCGAGATCACGCCGCGGCCGGTGCCGCCCTCGGACGTCGCGAGCAGCTTGGCCAGCACGTTGACGATCCGTCCGCCGGTCGCCGCGAACGGGTGGCCGGCCGCGAGCGAGGAGCCGTGCACGTTGAGTCGGCTGCGGTCGATCGGGCCGAGCGGGCCGTCGAGCCCGAGCCGCTGCTGGCAGAAGACCGGGTCCTCCCAGGCGGCGAGCGTGGCGAGCACCTGGGAGGCGAAGGCCTCGTGGATCTCGTAGTAGTCGAAGTCCTGGAGGCTCAGCCCGTTGCGGGCCAGCATCCGCGGCATCGCGTACGCCGGCGCCATCAGCAGGCCCTCGCCGCCGTTGACGTGGTCGACGGCGGCGGTCTCGAAGTCCGACAGGTAGGCCAGGACCGGCAGGCCCCGCTCGGCGGCCCACTCCTCCGAGGCCAGCAGCACCACGGAGGCGCCGTCGGTCAGCGGCGTCGAGTTGCCGGCGGTCATCGTGGCCGCCTCGCCCCGGCCGAAGACCGGCTTGAGCCGCCCGAGCTTCTCGACGGTGGAGTCGCCGCGCAGGTTGGTGTCGCGCTCGACGCCGCGGAACGGCGTCACCTGGTCGTCGAGGAACCCCGCGTCGTAGGCCGCGGCCAGCTTCTGGTGCGAGGCCGCCGCGAGCTCGTCCTGCGCCTCACGGGTGACCTGCCACTCCAGCGCGGTCAGCGCGGCGTGCTCCCCCATCGACAGCCCGGTGCGCGGCTCGCCGTTCTGCGGGACCTCCAGGCCGATGTCGCCGGGCCGGATGGCGGCCAGGGCCTTGATCCGCGAGGCGGTGTCGCGGGCGGCGTTGACCTTCATCAGCTTCCGGCGGAGCCGGTCGCTGATCGCGACCGGCGCGTCGGACGTGGTGTCGGTGCCGCCCGCGATGCCGACGTCGATCTGCCCGAGGGCGATCTTGTTGGCCACCTGGATCGTCGCCTGCAGCCCGGTGCCGCACGCCTGCTGGATGTCGGTCGCGGGCGTCTCGGGCGACAGGCGGGACCCGAGGACCGACTCGCGCGCGAGGTTGAAGTCGCGGGCGTGCTTGAGCACCGCGCCGGCCACGACCTCACCGAGGCGCTCGCCCTCCAGCCCGAACCGGGCGACGAGCCCGTCGATGGCGGCGGTGAGCATCTCCTGGTTGGACGCCTCGGCGTAGACCGAGCTGGACCGGGCGAAGGGTATCCGGTTGCCACCGACGACGGCGACCCGGCGGGTACGTTCGTTCATGCGACCATACTGGCCGGTAACACCGCGTCGCGAAAGCCGGTGAGGGCCACGTCACGAAATGTGGACTCCGAGTTACACCCGTAGTTGCATCACCTGGTCAGACCATCACCGAGAGCGAGGCAGCAGCCGCCATGAGCGACAAGTATCAGGGCTTCACGTCGACCCCGGTCGGCAGGATCCTGGTGAGGAACCTGGGACTTCCCGACCCCACCCGCCTCGAGCGCTGGACCGAGGGCGCACCGCTGGTCGACGGCACCGTGCTGGTCGGTGGCTCCGGCCGCCTGGCCGAGTCGCTGCCCTCCCTGCTCGGCACGCTCGGGGTCACCGTGACCACCGTCGCGCCGGAGGAGGGACGCCTCAAGGGTCTCGTCCTCGACGCCACCGGCCTGACGTCGTCGTCCGAGCTGGTCGCGCTGCGCCAGTTCTTCACCCCCGTGCTCCGCCGCCTGGCCACGTGCGGCCGCGTCGTCGTGCTCGGGACGCCGCCCGAGCTGGTCCGCGGCGCGGAGCGGGTCGCGCAGCGCGCGCTCGAGGGCTTCACGCGCAGCCTGGGCAAGGAGGTCGGGCACGGCAGCACCGTCCAGCTCGTGCACGTCGCCGACGGCGCCGAGAGCGGCGTCGCCAGCACGCTGGCGTTCCTGCTGTCGCCGAAGTCCGCCTACGTGTCCGGCCAGGTGGTCCGCATCGGCGCGCACGGCGTCACCGACGTGCCCGTCGTCGCCACGCCCGAGGACCTGGTCGCCCCGCTGGCCGGCAGGGTCGCCCTCGTCACCGGCGCCAGCCGCGGCATCGGCGAGCAGATCGCCCGCGTGCTGCACCGCGACGGGGCGAGGGTCGTCGGGGTCGACGTCCCCCAGGCGGCCAGCGAGCTGCAGGCGCTGATGAAGGAGCTCGACGGCGACTGGCTGACCCTCGACATCACCGGCAAGGACGCCCCGCAGCGCATCGCCCACCACCTGCGCAGCAAGCACGGCGGGGTCGACGTCGTCGTCCACAACGCCGGCATCACCCGCGACCGGAAGCTCGCCAACATGGACGACGCCCGCTGGGAGTCGGTCGTCGCGGTGAACCTGACCGCGCCCGAGCTGATCACGCGCGAGCTGCTCGAGCAGGACCTCGTCCGCGACCACGGCGCCATCGTCGGGGTCGCCTCGATCGCCGGCATCGCCGGCAACGTGGGCCAGACCAACTACGCGGCCTCCAAGGCCGGCGTGATCGGCCTGGTCGACTCCCTGGCCGACGAGCTCGCCGAGCAGGGGCGTGGCATCACCGTCAACGCCGTCGCGCCCGGGTTCATCGTCACCCAGATGACCGCCGCGGTGCCGTTCGCGACCCGCGAGGTGGGCCAGCGGCTGAACGCGATGGCCCAGGGCGGCCTGCCGGTCGACGTCGCCGAGACGATCGCCTGGTACGCCCACCCCGCCTCGAGCCTGGTCAACGGCAACGTCGTGCGGGTCTGCGGCCAGATGATGCTGGGGGCCTAGCCGTGAGCACCCCGCGCACGAGCCCGGTCACCGTCCTGCTGCGCGCCGCCCTCCCGTCGGTCCCCGTCGTCAACCGGCTGCCCGGCGTCCGCAAGGCCCCGGCGTCCCGCTTCACCGGCCTCGTGCGGACCGCGCCGCCGGTCACGATCGACCGCGCGCACGTCGAGCGGTACGCCCGCGTCTGCGGCTTTCCGGCCAAGGACGTCGTCCCGCTCCCCTACCCGCACCTGCTCGCCTTCGGCATGCAGATGGCGATGATGAGCGACCAGGCCTTCCCGGCCCCGGCGATCGGCATGGTGCACGTGGCGAACTCGATCACCCAGCACCGGCCGGTCGCGGTCGGCGAGTCGGTGAGCGTCACCGCGCGGGTCGGGGCGCCGCTCCCGCACCCGCGGGGCACGGTGTACGAGTTCGTCACCGAGGTCCGCGCCGACGACGAGCTGGTGT
It encodes the following:
- the uvrB gene encoding excinuclease ABC subunit UvrB translates to MRPVTDLQRRLAPFKVISDYSPSGDQPAAIKEITRRVEGGVKDVVLLGATGTGKTATIAWVAEQVQRPMLVLQPNKTLAAQFANELRQLFPENAIEYFVSYYDYYQPEAYVPQTDTYIEKDSSINEEVERLRHSATNSLLTRRDVIVVSTVSCIYGLGTPQEYVDRMLRLRVGEERDRDSILRQLVEIQYTRNDMSFTRGTFRVRGDTLEIFPVYEEHAVRIEFFGDEIERLMTLHAVTGEVLTEDKELYVFPATHYVAGPERMERAIRGIEAELVEQLASFERQGKLLEAQRLRMRTTYDVEMMRQVGSCAGIENYSMHMDGRTRGSAPNCLLDYFPEDYLVVVDESHVAVPQIGGMYEGDMSRKRNLVDHGFRLPSAMDNRPLRWEEFLDRVDQSIYLSATPGNYELDKVGGDVVEQIIRPTGLIDPEVVVKPTKGQIDDLIHEIRTRTEKDERVLVTTLTKKMSEDLTDYLLDAGIRTRYLHSEVDTLRRIELLRELRMGEYDVLVGINLLREGLDLPEVSLVAILDADKEGFLRSDKSLIQTIGRAARNVSGQVHMYADKITPSMESAIEETNRRREKQVAYNKAAGVDPQPLRKKIADITEMLNRDSEDTEALLQTWAGTAAKGRAGGVKARQTVPVLGDKASGHHAKDLAGLPSSELAQLIQDLTDQMKQAAAELQFELAGRLRDEINDLKRELRQMMEATK
- a CDS encoding MFS transporter, translating into MSLAVRPPATVGTARRWAMLAASTLAQAACAVMAHGPAFLIPALHDQRGLSLAEAGVVAAAPTVGVMLTLVAWGLLTDRRGERLVLVSGLVLTTLAGLAAVLVDGLVPLTLALFLGGAASACSAAASGRVVVGWFPPHRRGLAMGIRQMAQPVGVGVAAVSIATVADRHGVGAALWVPTIATAVAALVVVLVVLDPPRPPAKDGPAPSPYRGDGFLARVHGVSMLLVVPQFVVWTFALVWLVQDRDWSPAAAGALVAVAQVVAALGRIAAGQLSDVVGSRTRPLRWVAVAAAVAMGLLGLAAGLDSAVAVPLMVVATALTVADNGLAFTAVAERAGPHWSGRALGLQNTAQFLTAALVPPLGGLAVIHAGYAATFALAAVFPVVAVALVPVRGERPLG
- a CDS encoding MFS transporter gives rise to the protein MTSTSSPLGGRRAWSVWAVALTVYFVAVFHRSSLAVAGIAATERFDLSAAQLATFTMLQLLVYAAMQVPVGLLVDRFGPKAVMLLGTVLLTGAQAGFALAESYPAAVAARVVVGIGDALTFICVLRLVSRWFEPRRVPLITQVTGTLGQAGAVAAAVPMTFALREFGWTGTYLAAASVGIALVAALLLVVRDAPSQRREVGARLSLGVVRSSLAASWAHPGTRLGFWMHFTSQFSATTLSLLWGYPFLVQGEGLSEATAGVLLTLIVVAIMYAGPLLGLLVGRHPWHRSSMVLVIVWSIVLVWTAVLAWPGQAPLWLLVLLTQVVGLGGPASMIGFDMARTSNPAERLASATGIINQAGFVASLILVVTVGLILDWRTPGASTDYSPEAFRWAMSAQYVLWAVGLLQIWRWRRRARRVIDRSTLEAGVANGQAT
- a CDS encoding phospholipase D-like domain-containing protein; translation: MRIDVERLMRRARRTLLTILGLQVAIAVTMSLVDSYRRRGKKPKAFPTTPPRTVDIEESAVTTYTFGRDLYDDMLAAIEGAQRQVLFETYIWKGDATGERFKKALADAADRGVEVYCIYDGFANLVVSPVFKHFPANMKVLKYPVWSAGWRFFDLRRYGRDHRKILVVDDTVGFVGGYNIGDAYETEWRDTHVRISGPGVWDLKRAFADFWNLHRRRRVRHSERPLLLETASTWEPRIRVQRNVPRLWMFPIRSMYLEAINRASTNVWITTAYFIPDQDFVDAMKHAARRGVDVRLLIPLKSNHIVADWISRGYFSQLLEAGVKVLRFRGAMVHAKTATVDGTWSTVGTANIDRLSLTGNYEINVEIIDAGLAAQLEEIFRTDESNTVELTQGEWEARDLHRKFTEAFLAPLRPLL